In the genome of Dermatophagoides farinae isolate YC_2012a chromosome 4, ASM2471394v1, whole genome shotgun sequence, the window aaaatgaaggTCTTGGTAAAACATTGACTTcatgttattattgatgatgattatgatgatgaccaacgATTAGCGGGGCATTGAtttgtgtgttgtgttgttgaaTGGTCGAATGgaccatttttgtttttattttaatcaaaaatgagAGATCTTTTCTCGTTTAATTTGTTCCTCCATGATTAATAATAGTTTATCCAATTCTCGGTACGAATGCTGATTTTTTACCAATTCTCGGTGCAAATACAGCACGACCAATACGCGGTGTATATGGAATGGCTGTACGTTTATTGCTATTCCAATAATATCGATTAagtaatgttgataatgactGCTGTCGTTGTGGTTGTTCGAATAAATCACGCATAACCGCCGGAATCGTCctataatgttgttgatcattgttaacatcataataatcattaatcaacattgtatcatcatttccgttattatcatcatcattattatcgatatttgatgttgttgactgtaattgtgattgttgttgtgtatgaCGAGGTAAATAACCAaacatttttccattatcaatTATACCGGTACgatataaatcaaataaatcattttcattaattattcTTGATTGCGGTGATTTTGAATGTAATgttgacattgatgatgttgaacgTTTTCCCAGACGTGGTATAAATGCTGCACGTAATTGTATATCTAATGGTTCGATTAGATTTTCCTGTTCATTAAtattgccaccaccaccaccaccgccgcTATTACCGACTATTGATCCGAATGATTCATAGTTTTCAcctgaagaaaaataatt includes:
- the LOC124490379 gene encoding uncharacterized protein LOC124490379 encodes the protein MVSYQQNRQSNKFIFLIITIIVTIIVNTYGTVSAAAIQSNDNNDIQFDKRQPIPMPRIGRSSSSLSNGQDKRQSLIPAPRIGRRDEKLSGNGGRTTTIDCSNNPELCENYESFGSIVGNSGGGGGGGNINEQENLIEPLDIQLRAAFIPRLGKRSTSSMSTLHSKSPQSRIINENDLFDLYRTGIIDNGKMFGYLPRHTQQQSQLQSTTSNIDNNDDDNNGNDDTMLINDYYDVNNDQQHYRTIPAVMRDLFEQPQRQQSLSTLLNRYYWNSNKRTAIPYTPRIGRAVFAPRIGKKSAFVPRIG